From Butyricimonas paravirosa, one genomic window encodes:
- a CDS encoding thioredoxin fold domain-containing protein, translating into MIKKYFLLLLATILLTGVHGQNRQVDLPKNIPLQDILKKAKKQKKHVLLDFGSPRCSPCLFIKNKIFTIDSIADFINERFVSVDYTEGPEKKRLSKIYEVYTEPVLLICDANGRVMHRMEGKCTAGEMMARLRQGLDVKNNLTAQKLMYDNGNRSSEFLINYLETLHIAGLRTQRDSVLQNIFSPSFHVDSLKTPKYWNVFLRYNESPVSREGSYVFKHREEFYKLFGQQIVNGKIDQMFNGKLRTYTYGQTPPIESKEYRDILECLQNTDYPKSTEWLIYLMPTQYKFKDWMAMVKAIDHAIDLNIPKGKDKQTYMIMMSRQICWYSNNYEALTYALKWIDQAIKSSDDSQKQKLQDEREQIIEKMNELKS; encoded by the coding sequence ATGATCAAAAAGTATTTTTTACTCCTGTTAGCAACTATTTTGCTAACGGGAGTACACGGACAAAACCGACAAGTGGATTTGCCCAAAAATATCCCTTTACAGGACATTCTAAAAAAAGCGAAAAAACAAAAGAAACATGTATTATTGGATTTCGGCTCTCCAAGATGTTCCCCTTGTCTATTTATTAAAAACAAAATATTCACAATCGATAGTATAGCAGATTTTATCAATGAACGTTTCGTGAGTGTTGATTATACCGAAGGCCCCGAAAAGAAACGATTAAGTAAGATTTACGAGGTTTACACGGAACCCGTACTTCTAATCTGCGATGCGAATGGTAGGGTCATGCACCGGATGGAAGGAAAATGTACCGCAGGCGAAATGATGGCCCGCCTACGCCAAGGTCTAGACGTGAAAAATAATCTGACTGCACAAAAATTAATGTATGACAACGGGAACCGATCTTCAGAATTCCTGATCAACTATCTGGAAACTCTTCATATTGCCGGTTTAAGAACCCAGAGAGACTCCGTATTACAAAATATTTTCTCACCCTCGTTTCATGTAGATTCTTTAAAAACACCCAAATACTGGAACGTGTTCTTGCGCTACAACGAGTCCCCTGTTAGTCGAGAAGGAAGTTATGTATTCAAACATCGGGAAGAATTCTATAAATTGTTTGGACAACAAATCGTCAATGGAAAAATTGACCAAATGTTTAACGGAAAACTCCGCACGTACACGTACGGACAAACTCCCCCCATTGAATCAAAAGAGTACAGAGATATTTTGGAATGCCTTCAAAATACCGACTACCCAAAATCTACCGAATGGCTTATTTACTTGATGCCCACCCAGTATAAATTCAAAGACTGGATGGCAATGGTTAAGGCTATCGACCATGCCATTGACCTCAATATTCCCAAAGGAAAGGACAAACAAACTTACATGATTATGATGTCCCGACAAATTTGCTGGTATTCGAACAATTATGAAGCTCTGACCTATGCACTGAAGTGGATTGATCAGGCGATAAAATCAAGTGACGATTCTCAAAAACAAAAACTACAAGATGAACGGGAACAAATCATCGAAAAAATGAATGAATTAAAATCATAA
- a CDS encoding lipid-A-disaccharide synthase N-terminal domain-containing protein translates to MIYVIGFLAQVFFSARILLQWILSERAKKVISPAIFWQLSIVGSYLLFVYGWLRDDFAIILGQIISYYIYIWNLDKKHQWKKLPFVIRTLLLLTPVAAILYMLKDASAFVDQFFRNEKIPLWLLIYGSMGQIIFTLRFVYQWIYSKRKDESLLPIGFWVISLFGSLIIVSYAIYRRDPVLILGQSTGLIAYSRNIYLSRRAGN, encoded by the coding sequence ATGATTTATGTTATAGGATTTCTTGCTCAGGTGTTTTTTTCTGCCCGGATTCTTTTACAATGGATCTTATCGGAGCGGGCCAAAAAAGTGATCTCTCCGGCTATTTTCTGGCAGCTGAGTATCGTGGGTTCCTACCTGTTATTTGTATATGGATGGTTGAGGGATGACTTCGCGATTATTCTGGGACAAATCATATCTTACTATATCTATATCTGGAATCTGGACAAAAAACATCAATGGAAGAAATTACCGTTTGTTATCCGGACACTATTACTTCTGACCCCGGTGGCGGCAATTTTATACATGCTTAAAGATGCAAGCGCTTTTGTCGATCAGTTCTTTCGGAACGAAAAGATACCTTTGTGGCTCTTGATCTACGGGTCTATGGGACAGATTATTTTCACCTTGCGTTTTGTTTACCAGTGGATCTACTCCAAACGAAAAGATGAATCACTTTTGCCGATAGGCTTTTGGGTGATCAGCCTCTTTGGTTCCCTGATCATCGTTTCCTATGCTATCTATCGGCGTGATCCCGTGTTAATTTTAGGGCAGTCAACCGGGTTAATCGCTTATAGTCGGAATATTTATTTGTCCAGAAGAGCCGGAAACTAA
- a CDS encoding glycosyltransferase yields MNKTANYQLTIIVPVYNEEGNILRLEKELGEFLKDAKVSSCVLFVNDGSKDDSERLIREVCGRNEAFFFLNLARNGGLSAAMKAGIDNSFSKWVGYIDADLQTTPRDFNKLLEFVDQYEMVMGIRTGRKDSFVKNMSSRIANGFRRMMTHDGVEDTGCPLKVLRTDYAKRIPFFTGMHRFLPALIQLQEGQVKQVPVRHFPRIAGKSKYNLANRLVGPFKDCFAYRWMRKRYINYQVAENNLNS; encoded by the coding sequence ATGAATAAGACCGCAAACTATCAATTAACTATCATTGTTCCAGTGTATAACGAAGAAGGGAATATCTTAAGGTTAGAGAAAGAATTGGGAGAGTTTTTAAAGGATGCGAAGGTGTCTTCTTGCGTGTTATTCGTGAATGACGGTTCGAAAGATGATAGCGAACGTTTGATTCGGGAAGTTTGTGGGCGTAACGAGGCATTTTTCTTTTTGAATTTGGCTCGAAACGGGGGACTGAGTGCTGCCATGAAAGCCGGAATCGATAATAGCTTTTCAAAATGGGTCGGCTACATTGATGCTGACCTCCAGACCACTCCACGGGATTTTAATAAATTGTTGGAATTTGTGGATCAATACGAGATGGTCATGGGCATCCGTACCGGACGGAAAGATAGTTTTGTCAAGAATATGTCTTCTCGTATCGCGAATGGATTCCGCCGGATGATGACGCATGACGGGGTTGAAGATACAGGTTGTCCTCTGAAGGTTTTAAGGACGGATTACGCCAAAAGAATTCCTTTCTTCACGGGGATGCACCGTTTTCTACCGGCTTTGATTCAATTGCAGGAAGGACAAGTGAAACAGGTTCCGGTTCGTCATTTTCCCCGTATTGCCGGGAAGTCTAAGTATAATCTGGCCAATCGCTTGGTCGGGCCCTTTAAAGATTGTTTTGCTTACCGCTGGATGAGAAAAAGGTATATCAACTATCAAGTCGCCGAGAATAATTTGAATTCTTGA
- the pyrH gene encoding UMP kinase, which yields MQYNRILLKLSGESLMGEQKYGIDTRCLESYARQIHEIAEMGIQIGIVIGGGNIFRGLSGTNKGFDRVKGDSMGMLATVINSLALSSALDNEGCKNKVLTAIRMEPIGEFYSKAKAMEYLKSGHVTIISGGTGNPYFTTDTASSLRAIEIEADAMFKGTRVDGIYTADPEKDPTATKFDKITYDEIYNRGLKVMDLTATTMCKENHLPIIVFNMDQPGNLKKVILGENIGTIVY from the coding sequence ATGCAATATAACCGAATTTTGTTAAAACTCAGTGGAGAATCTTTAATGGGCGAGCAAAAATATGGTATTGACACCCGGTGTCTGGAAAGCTATGCCCGTCAAATTCATGAAATCGCGGAGATGGGAATCCAAATCGGAATCGTCATCGGAGGTGGAAATATTTTTAGAGGACTGAGTGGCACAAATAAAGGTTTTGACCGGGTAAAAGGGGACAGCATGGGTATGTTGGCAACCGTTATCAATAGTTTGGCTTTAAGTTCCGCCTTGGACAACGAAGGCTGTAAAAACAAGGTACTAACTGCCATTCGCATGGAGCCTATCGGGGAATTTTACTCGAAAGCCAAAGCCATGGAATATTTGAAATCCGGACACGTGACGATTATCAGCGGGGGTACCGGAAATCCTTACTTCACGACAGACACGGCCAGTAGCTTACGGGCAATCGAAATCGAGGCAGACGCCATGTTTAAAGGCACCCGCGTAGACGGAATCTACACGGCAGACCCGGAAAAGGACCCTACGGCAACGAAATTTGACAAAATCACGTATGATGAAATATACAACCGGGGACTTAAAGTCATGGATTTGACGGCAACAACCATGTGTAAAGAAAATCATTTACCGATTATCGTGTTTAACATGGATCAGCCGGGTAACCTTAAAAAGGTCATACTGGGAGAAAACATCGGAACAATCGTGTACTAA
- the dxs gene encoding 1-deoxy-D-xylulose-5-phosphate synthase, with protein MSEEKRNILNTINSPDDLKKVPEDDLIQLCKELREKIIDECSEHPGHFGAGLGVVELTVALHYVFDAPYDNIVWDVGHQAYPHKILTGRRDNFSTNRQYKGLSGFPKRSESKYDAFGTGHSSTSISAALGMAVAAKMNGEEDRQSVAIIGDGAMTGGLAFEGLNNAGINNSNLLVILNDNNMAIDPNVGGMNEYLLDITTSKTYNKLKEDIWHILGRINKISPGARNFIQKIDNSIKSLMLRQSNLFEALGFRYFGPVDGHDVNHLIKVLRDLKDIKGPKLLHCITVKGKGFKQAEIDQTTWHAPGKFNKETGELIKENKPNTPPKFQDVFGNTILELAHTNSKIVGITPAMPSGCSLNIMMKEMPDRCFDVGIAEQHAVTFSAGLAAQGYVPFCNIYSSFMQRAYDQVIHDVALQKLNVVFCLDRGGLVGADGSTHHGAFDLASFRCIPNMTIASPLNEEELRDMMYTAQLPDQGPFSIRYPRGNGTMVDWRTPFKELTIGKGRCLIEGNDIAILSIGAIGNEALKAIQKTTDRSVAFYDMRFLKPLDEELLHEVFHKFKKIITLEDGTIVGGLGSAVLEFMVDHGYSAKIVRLGIPDHFVEHGTQQQLYHECGYDCESIYQTICSI; from the coding sequence ATGAGTGAGGAAAAAAGAAATATACTAAACACTATAAATTCTCCCGATGATTTGAAAAAGGTCCCGGAAGACGACCTGATTCAATTATGCAAGGAACTGCGCGAGAAAATCATTGACGAGTGTTCGGAACACCCGGGGCATTTTGGCGCCGGGCTGGGAGTTGTCGAACTGACCGTCGCGTTACACTACGTGTTTGATGCTCCTTACGATAATATTGTATGGGACGTCGGACACCAAGCCTACCCTCATAAGATTCTGACCGGGAGACGGGATAATTTCTCTACCAACCGGCAATATAAAGGTCTCAGTGGTTTCCCTAAAAGAAGTGAAAGCAAATACGACGCATTCGGAACGGGACATTCCTCGACCTCTATTTCTGCCGCCTTAGGTATGGCTGTTGCTGCAAAAATGAACGGGGAGGAAGACCGCCAGTCGGTTGCCATCATCGGAGACGGTGCCATGACCGGGGGATTGGCTTTTGAAGGCTTGAATAATGCCGGTATAAATAACTCCAACTTGCTAGTCATTCTAAATGACAACAACATGGCCATCGACCCGAATGTGGGCGGGATGAACGAGTATTTGCTGGACATCACGACCTCAAAGACCTACAACAAGCTCAAGGAGGACATCTGGCATATTCTCGGTCGGATCAACAAAATCAGTCCGGGCGCCCGGAACTTTATCCAGAAAATAGATAACAGCATCAAATCGCTCATGTTACGCCAAAGTAACTTGTTCGAGGCTCTTGGTTTCCGGTACTTCGGTCCCGTGGACGGCCATGACGTAAACCACCTCATCAAGGTACTGAGAGATTTGAAAGATATAAAAGGTCCTAAACTTTTGCATTGTATCACGGTCAAAGGAAAAGGATTCAAACAAGCGGAAATAGACCAGACAACCTGGCACGCCCCCGGAAAGTTCAACAAGGAAACCGGAGAGCTGATCAAAGAGAATAAACCTAACACACCTCCTAAATTTCAGGACGTGTTCGGAAATACCATTTTGGAACTGGCACACACCAATTCCAAGATCGTGGGAATCACCCCTGCCATGCCCAGTGGATGCTCCTTGAATATCATGATGAAAGAGATGCCTGACCGCTGTTTTGACGTGGGTATCGCAGAACAACACGCCGTGACTTTCTCCGCCGGACTTGCGGCACAGGGGTACGTCCCGTTCTGTAACATCTACTCTTCATTCATGCAACGCGCCTATGATCAAGTGATTCATGACGTGGCCCTTCAGAAACTGAACGTGGTTTTCTGCCTTGACCGAGGCGGACTGGTAGGAGCCGACGGATCAACACATCACGGGGCTTTCGACCTAGCAAGTTTCCGTTGCATCCCGAACATGACAATCGCCTCTCCTTTAAACGAGGAGGAATTACGTGATATGATGTACACGGCTCAATTACCGGATCAAGGACCATTCTCCATTCGCTACCCGCGGGGTAACGGAACCATGGTTGACTGGCGCACCCCGTTCAAAGAATTAACCATCGGTAAAGGCCGTTGCCTGATTGAGGGAAACGATATTGCCATTCTTTCCATCGGGGCCATCGGGAATGAGGCGTTGAAAGCCATACAAAAAACGACAGATCGTTCCGTAGCCTTCTACGATATGAGATTCCTCAAACCACTGGATGAAGAATTACTTCACGAGGTATTCCATAAATTCAAAAAAATCATTACCTTGGAAGACGGAACAATTGTTGGTGGGTTAGGAAGTGCGGTACTTGAATTTATGGTAGACCACGGCTATTCAGCAAAAATCGTGCGACTGGGTATTCCCGATCATTTCGTGGAACACGGAACACAACAACAACTTTACCATGAATGTGGATATGATTGTGAATCCATTTATCAAACAATCTGTTCCATATAA
- a CDS encoding Crp/Fnr family transcriptional regulator, translating to MKEEALLPDVIECISKFKLTFKNVTDSEIEALFVDNAIKFYKKGEYIYNEGARIKGCYFLFSGIVKIFQTGVAGKDQIIRFGKEGDIFGFRSVIRNEAACTSVETMSDCILCYIPNASLMHMITHSPSFAYEMMQIACKELGDANRYIREIAQKSVKARLAEILLLIASDFGVEEDGTLKLNVTREDLSNFVGTATETLIRLLSDLKNEGLVEVKGRKIKLLNRDKLKKMAD from the coding sequence ATGAAAGAAGAGGCTTTATTACCAGACGTAATCGAATGCATCAGTAAATTCAAGCTGACATTTAAAAACGTGACGGACTCGGAAATCGAGGCCCTGTTCGTGGATAATGCCATCAAATTCTATAAAAAAGGAGAATATATTTACAACGAAGGAGCCCGTATTAAAGGATGCTATTTCCTTTTCTCGGGTATCGTGAAAATCTTCCAGACCGGGGTAGCCGGAAAAGATCAGATCATTCGTTTCGGAAAAGAAGGCGACATTTTCGGATTCCGCTCGGTCATTCGTAACGAGGCCGCCTGTACTTCCGTGGAAACGATGTCCGATTGCATCCTGTGTTACATTCCCAATGCATCTTTGATGCACATGATCACCCACAGTCCCAGCTTTGCCTACGAGATGATGCAGATTGCCTGTAAAGAACTGGGTGACGCGAATCGATATATCCGGGAAATCGCACAAAAATCGGTGAAAGCCCGATTGGCAGAAATCCTGTTATTGATCGCATCCGATTTCGGGGTAGAAGAAGACGGGACTTTAAAACTTAACGTTACCCGGGAAGATTTAAGTAACTTCGTAGGAACCGCAACAGAAACGCTAATTCGCCTACTTTCTGATTTAAAGAACGAAGGACTGGTTGAAGTGAAGGGGAGGAAAATTAAATTATTAAATCGAGACAAATTAAAAAAAATGGCAGATTGA